Proteins found in one Paucidesulfovibrio longus DSM 6739 genomic segment:
- a CDS encoding type I glyceraldehyde-3-phosphate dehydrogenase — MSRTAPKFRIAINGYGRIGQSVLRALYVGRRHSDLKVVAINELSDLDTLTYLTRYDTTHGRFPVEVRNDGSHLLINGDRIRALNERSPENLPWKDLDVDLVFECTGTFTDRSTAECHLASGARRLLFSQPADADIDATIVHGFNSRHLKPGHRIVSCGSCTTNCIVPILDLLDQHYGIENGVTTTIHSAMNDQPVIDSYHHTDLRLTRSAMQSMVPVDTGLSQGIGKMMPALSGRFECLHLRVPTINVSLMDLAINLRRPADAISVNALFREASEGRLLGLLGYTEEPHASVDFNTDPRSAIIDGTQTRVSACRLLKLMAWFDNEWSYANRMLDVAQTWQSLAGE, encoded by the coding sequence ATGTCCAGAACCGCCCCAAAATTCCGCATCGCCATTAACGGCTATGGCCGCATCGGTCAAAGCGTCCTGCGGGCGCTCTATGTCGGTCGCCGCCACAGCGACCTGAAGGTGGTGGCGATCAACGAGCTGTCCGACCTCGACACTTTGACCTATCTGACACGCTACGATACCACCCATGGCCGTTTCCCCGTGGAGGTGAGGAACGACGGCAGCCATCTGCTGATCAACGGAGACCGCATCCGGGCACTGAACGAGAGAAGCCCCGAGAATCTACCCTGGAAGGACCTGGATGTCGATCTTGTTTTCGAATGCACGGGTACCTTTACCGATCGCTCCACTGCGGAGTGCCACCTGGCCAGCGGTGCGCGACGGTTGCTCTTTTCACAGCCCGCCGATGCGGACATAGATGCCACCATTGTCCACGGTTTCAACAGTAGGCACCTAAAACCCGGCCATCGGATCGTCTCCTGCGGCTCCTGCACCACCAACTGCATCGTTCCCATCCTCGACCTGCTCGACCAACATTACGGGATCGAGAACGGCGTAACCACGACCATCCATTCGGCAATGAACGACCAGCCGGTGATCGACAGCTATCACCACACCGATCTGCGGCTGACCCGCAGCGCCATGCAGTCCATGGTCCCGGTCGATACCGGCCTGAGTCAGGGGATTGGCAAGATGATGCCCGCCCTGAGCGGCCGTTTCGAATGTCTGCACCTGCGCGTACCGACCATCAATGTTTCTCTGATGGACCTGGCCATCAACCTACGTCGTCCTGCGGATGCCATTTCGGTCAACGCCCTCTTTCGTGAAGCCTCGGAAGGACGCTTGCTGGGGCTCCTGGGATACACCGAAGAGCCCCACGCTTCGGTCGATTTCAACACCGACCCCCGCTCGGCGATCATCGACGGAACTCAGACCCGGGTGAGCGCCTGCAGGCTGCTCAAACTCATGGCTTGGTTCGACAACGAGTGGAGTTACGCCAATCGCATGCTCGATGTAGCGCAAACCTGGCAGAGCCTGGCGGGGGAATAA
- the phnP gene encoding phosphonate metabolism protein PhnP yields the protein MSTLNSGILPSSGKIDSRHDSRTGPMPPKNTGGLRLSLLGTGDAGGVPLYGCSCPACERARLDPRFMRRPSTALVESSGTRLLIDAGLIDLAERFPSGNLTAILLTHFHPDHVQGLFHLRWGTDPRIDVGAPPDPEGCADLYKNNGLLKFHRLQEFSPALFGDVTATPVPLVHSKMTFGYCLEAGSARIAYLCDTIGLPPGSVEFFKQWRPDCVILDCCHPPLERRPRNHNDVRTALESADAIGARRVILTHVSHELDLWLMDHAGTLPRHVAVGRDGMVIDDRNTEPSR from the coding sequence ATGAGCACACTGAACTCAGGAATCCTTCCGTCATCCGGGAAAATTGATTCAAGGCATGACTCCCGGACCGGCCCGATGCCACCAAAAAACACGGGTGGTTTGCGTTTAAGCTTGCTGGGAACAGGCGACGCCGGCGGCGTACCCCTTTATGGGTGCAGTTGTCCGGCCTGTGAACGGGCAAGGCTCGATCCACGTTTCATGCGACGTCCAAGCACGGCGCTTGTTGAATCCAGCGGCACGCGGCTCTTGATCGACGCGGGGCTGATCGATCTCGCCGAGCGCTTTCCTTCCGGAAACCTGACCGCAATCCTGCTCACCCATTTCCACCCCGATCATGTTCAGGGACTGTTTCATCTCCGCTGGGGCACAGACCCACGGATCGATGTCGGAGCGCCTCCCGATCCGGAGGGCTGTGCCGACCTTTACAAAAACAACGGCTTGCTGAAGTTTCACCGGCTCCAGGAATTCAGCCCGGCTCTCTTTGGTGACGTGACGGCTACCCCTGTTCCCCTGGTGCATTCCAAGATGACCTTTGGCTACTGCCTTGAAGCGGGTTCGGCAAGGATTGCCTATCTTTGCGACACCATCGGCCTGCCGCCCGGCAGCGTGGAGTTTTTTAAACAGTGGCGGCCTGATTGCGTTATCCTCGATTGCTGTCATCCACCTCTGGAGAGGCGGCCACGTAACCATAATGATGTGCGCACCGCGCTGGAAAGCGCGGATGCCATCGGAGCGCGGAGGGTGATCCTCACCCATGTAAGTCATGAGTTGGATTTGTGGCTGATGGACCACGCAGGAACCCTACCCCGCCACGTTGCGGTTGGAAGGGATGGAATGGTAATCGATGATCGAAATACTGAGCCCTCAAGGTAA
- the phnN gene encoding phosphonate metabolism protein/1,5-bisphosphokinase (PRPP-forming) PhnN — translation MKARLIYVMGASGSGKDSLMRYAREKLAKHSNIVFAHRYITRPADAGGENHVSLTPDEFSSRVAAGLFAFHWQSHGHHYGIGIEIDQWLASGATVIVNGSREYLPQVSGRYHNVVPLLIEVSADVLRERLLSRGRETREQVEKRLQRHQALAGACKGCLKVNNDGPLHEGGDTLIDLILHDSVNDRLQPDRRLHS, via the coding sequence ATGAAAGCCCGACTCATTTACGTCATGGGGGCATCGGGAAGCGGCAAGGACAGCCTGATGCGTTACGCCCGGGAAAAACTGGCCAAACACTCCAATATCGTTTTCGCTCATCGCTATATCACCCGTCCAGCGGATGCGGGAGGTGAAAACCATGTGTCGCTCACCCCGGATGAATTTTCCTCGCGGGTTGCGGCCGGGCTTTTCGCCTTTCATTGGCAAAGCCACGGCCATCATTACGGGATCGGCATCGAGATCGACCAGTGGCTTGCAAGCGGCGCGACCGTCATTGTGAACGGCTCCCGCGAATACTTGCCCCAGGTTTCCGGTCGATATCATAATGTGGTGCCACTCTTGATCGAGGTTTCTGCGGATGTCCTCCGGGAACGGCTCCTGAGCCGGGGCCGCGAAACGAGGGAGCAGGTTGAAAAACGTCTGCAACGGCACCAAGCTCTTGCAGGCGCCTGCAAGGGCTGTCTCAAGGTCAATAACGACGGGCCGCTTCACGAAGGTGGTGACACGTTGATCGATCTCATTCTGCATGATTCCGTGAATGACCGTTTACAGCCCGACAGGCGTCTTCATTCATGA
- a CDS encoding alpha-D-ribose 1-methylphosphonate 5-triphosphate diphosphatase, which translates to MKQTLLTHARVVFPAEVVEDIAVLIEDGRIAAIDPNGTKDAKIIDLSGRILIPGMIDLHCDALEKEIEPRPNVHFPLDFACAQSDKRNAVAGITTVFHALSFANHELGVRNNAFAAEIARAVHAWRLHALIDNRVHVRYEVTDETAPPVLRDLIEKGDAHLISFMDHSPGQGQFRDVEAYREYLARTYKTDADALDTILTRKLEAAQGAMERMKSLAEQARIHNVSIASHDDDSPDKVATVRALGAVISEFPINLETARAARENGLATLFGAPNILRGKSQSGNMRALDAVSNGVADCLCGDYSPAALLPSIMRLPSLTDISLCQAVAMVTVNPARAAGLSDRGEITIGKRADLVAVKMLGSLPQAEKVWVGGELVLSASFDHV; encoded by the coding sequence ATGAAGCAAACTTTGCTGACCCATGCTCGGGTCGTATTTCCAGCCGAAGTAGTTGAGGACATCGCTGTTTTAATAGAAGACGGACGCATTGCCGCCATTGATCCGAACGGCACGAAAGATGCCAAAATCATCGACCTTTCCGGCAGGATTCTTATTCCCGGCATGATCGACCTGCATTGCGACGCTCTGGAAAAGGAAATCGAACCAAGGCCAAACGTGCACTTTCCCCTCGATTTTGCCTGCGCCCAATCAGACAAACGCAACGCCGTGGCTGGTATTACCACAGTATTTCATGCCCTTTCCTTTGCCAATCATGAATTGGGCGTGCGCAACAACGCCTTCGCCGCAGAGATTGCCCGCGCCGTCCATGCCTGGCGTCTCCATGCGCTGATCGATAACCGGGTACATGTCCGCTATGAGGTCACTGACGAAACCGCACCGCCGGTCTTGCGTGATCTCATTGAAAAAGGCGACGCCCATCTGATCTCCTTCATGGACCACAGCCCGGGTCAGGGACAATTTCGGGACGTGGAGGCCTATCGCGAGTATCTCGCTCGTACCTACAAGACAGATGCCGACGCGCTGGACACCATTCTGACACGCAAGCTTGAGGCCGCACAGGGGGCCATGGAGCGCATGAAGTCTCTGGCCGAGCAAGCTCGGATTCATAATGTGTCTATCGCCAGTCACGACGACGACTCGCCGGACAAGGTCGCCACGGTGCGGGCGCTTGGCGCAGTCATCTCCGAGTTCCCGATCAACCTCGAAACCGCCCGCGCCGCCCGCGAAAACGGCTTGGCCACCCTGTTCGGAGCTCCCAATATCCTGCGCGGAAAATCCCAGTCGGGCAATATGCGGGCGCTTGATGCCGTCAGCAATGGGGTAGCCGACTGCCTCTGCGGCGATTATTCCCCTGCTGCGTTGCTGCCATCCATCATGCGTCTGCCTTCTCTTACGGATATTTCCCTCTGCCAAGCCGTGGCCATGGTGACCGTCAATCCGGCGCGCGCCGCTGGGTTGTCTGATCGTGGAGAGATAACCATCGGCAAGCGAGCCGACCTTGTAGCCGTGAAGATGCTTGGCTCTCTTCCCCAGGCGGAAAAAGTCTGGGTGGGCGGCGAGCTCGTACTCTCTGCCTCTTTTGATCATGTGTGA
- the phnL gene encoding phosphonate C-P lyase system protein PhnL, which yields MDTPILTVEKLSKRFFLHEQKAFIPSCDDVDLTVYNKKMTALVGPTGCGKSSVLKCIYRTYLPRGGRILYHDETGHTTDLVQASDHRILELRKRDIGFVTQFLHCLPRKATLDVVGEPLVVRGEKKEGARDAAADILRLLDVPERLWHVPPATFSGGEKQRVNLARGLISRPRLLLLDEPTASLDPATTDRVIDLLSSIKAKNVGMLAVFHHPELVRRLADRVVELTPQGAEFHEIEEKL from the coding sequence GTGGACACACCGATTTTAACAGTTGAAAAATTAAGCAAACGCTTTTTTCTGCACGAGCAGAAGGCGTTCATTCCTTCCTGCGACGATGTCGATCTGACGGTTTACAATAAGAAGATGACGGCCCTGGTAGGGCCGACCGGCTGCGGTAAATCATCCGTGCTGAAATGCATCTATCGCACCTATCTTCCGCGCGGCGGCCGCATACTTTATCACGACGAGACGGGCCATACCACCGATCTGGTGCAGGCGTCGGATCATCGGATACTGGAATTGAGGAAGCGGGATATCGGGTTTGTGACCCAGTTCCTTCACTGTCTGCCGCGAAAGGCCACCTTGGACGTGGTCGGGGAGCCACTGGTCGTTCGAGGCGAGAAAAAAGAAGGGGCCCGTGACGCCGCCGCCGATATTCTGCGTCTTCTCGATGTCCCGGAACGTCTCTGGCATGTGCCGCCCGCCACGTTTTCCGGAGGAGAAAAGCAACGGGTAAACCTGGCGCGCGGGCTCATTTCAAGACCACGTCTGCTCCTGCTCGATGAACCCACCGCAAGTCTTGATCCGGCAACCACCGACCGAGTCATCGATCTCCTTTCCTCCATCAAGGCCAAAAACGTCGGCATGCTGGCTGTGTTCCACCACCCCGAACTGGTCCGCCGTCTCGCGGACCGGGTCGTTGAACTGACGCCTCAAGGGGCGGAATTCCATGAAATCGAGGAAAAATTATAA
- a CDS encoding ATP-binding cassette domain-containing protein yields MKKILGVKNLGKIYGSGCPRCLESTGPEAGSNICSHCGSVVAAANISFDLHAGEILGIMGESGSGKSTIVKMLFFDEAPSHGEAVFFDSERQWDLFSLNAAQQRWLRNHRFGIVYQNPHLGLNFNFSAGGNIAERLLMSDFSHYGRIRERARSLLARTEVMPERMDESPKKFSGGMQQRVQIAKALATSPPVLFLDEVTTGLDLSVQARILDLILEIQQELGTAMIAVTHDLGVIRLLATRTIVMKNGRIIEAGLTDQILEDPQHAYTQQLVASAL; encoded by the coding sequence ATGAAAAAAATTCTTGGAGTAAAAAACCTCGGCAAGATTTACGGCTCCGGATGCCCTCGCTGCCTTGAAAGCACTGGGCCGGAAGCGGGCAGCAACATCTGCTCCCACTGTGGCTCCGTGGTGGCCGCAGCCAATATCAGCTTTGATCTGCACGCCGGAGAGATTCTCGGCATCATGGGAGAGTCCGGCAGCGGCAAATCGACCATCGTGAAGATGCTTTTTTTCGATGAAGCGCCATCGCACGGCGAAGCCGTCTTTTTCGACAGCGAACGGCAGTGGGACCTCTTCAGCCTGAATGCGGCACAGCAGCGCTGGCTGAGAAACCACCGCTTCGGCATCGTCTACCAGAACCCGCATCTCGGCCTCAATTTCAATTTTTCCGCTGGAGGAAACATCGCCGAGCGTCTGTTGATGAGCGATTTCTCGCACTACGGCAGGATACGCGAACGGGCGCGCAGCCTCTTGGCCCGCACGGAAGTCATGCCCGAGCGCATGGACGAATCCCCGAAAAAATTTTCCGGCGGCATGCAACAACGCGTCCAGATCGCCAAAGCGCTGGCGACCAGCCCCCCTGTTCTTTTCCTGGACGAAGTGACCACCGGCCTCGACCTCTCGGTTCAGGCCCGCATTCTCGATCTTATTTTGGAAATCCAGCAGGAACTCGGCACGGCAATGATCGCGGTGACCCATGATCTCGGCGTCATACGGTTGCTGGCGACTCGTACCATTGTCATGAAGAACGGACGAATCATCGAAGCGGGGCTGACGGATCAGATACTGGAAGACCCCCAGCACGCCTATACCCAGCAGCTTGTCGCTTCCGCATTATAA
- a CDS encoding alpha-D-ribose 1-methylphosphonate 5-phosphate C-P-lyase PhnJ: MNPYYELPQDEAGYSFGFLDEYAKREVRRNILKAICIPGYQTPYASREMPMGRGFGTGGLQLTLSLVGRSDTLKVIDQGSDDSVNAVNLRHFIELTCPGVDTTERTQEATLIQSRHRIPERRLTSAQILVLQVPYPDPLVVVEPSEARRKIMHGEGDYSRLLTKLYEDIVRFDEITISHRYPTRINGHYVLDPSPIPRFDIPKLNQSPALILFGAGREKKIYAVPPYTNAEPLAFDDIAFRTEDFTDEQGLRRSCHRCGATDSFLDEFTSNDGVRIYQCSDSDYCNQRLSTQHSAANEASR, translated from the coding sequence ATGAACCCATATTACGAACTACCACAGGATGAAGCCGGATACAGCTTTGGTTTCCTGGATGAATACGCAAAGCGGGAAGTGAGACGCAACATCCTCAAGGCCATCTGCATTCCCGGATACCAGACCCCCTACGCCTCCCGCGAAATGCCGATGGGGCGAGGCTTCGGCACGGGTGGACTGCAACTGACCCTGAGTCTTGTCGGCCGGAGCGACACACTCAAAGTCATCGATCAGGGATCGGATGATTCGGTGAACGCGGTCAATTTGCGCCATTTTATCGAATTGACCTGCCCAGGCGTAGACACCACGGAACGCACCCAGGAGGCGACGCTTATCCAATCACGCCATCGCATCCCCGAGAGGCGACTGACGAGTGCGCAAATCTTAGTGTTGCAGGTGCCGTATCCAGATCCATTGGTCGTTGTCGAGCCTTCAGAAGCACGGCGCAAAATCATGCACGGCGAGGGGGATTATTCACGGCTGCTGACCAAGCTGTACGAAGACATCGTCCGTTTCGATGAAATCACCATCTCGCACCGTTATCCGACGCGCATCAACGGCCATTACGTGCTGGACCCCAGCCCCATTCCACGTTTCGACATACCCAAGCTCAACCAGTCGCCCGCGCTGATCCTGTTCGGAGCCGGGCGTGAAAAAAAAATCTATGCCGTGCCGCCCTACACCAACGCGGAGCCGTTGGCCTTCGACGATATCGCTTTCAGAACCGAGGATTTCACCGACGAGCAGGGGCTGCGGCGATCCTGCCACCGTTGCGGCGCGACGGATTCTTTTCTGGATGAATTCACCAGCAATGACGGCGTGCGGATCTATCAATGCTCAGATTCGGATTACTGCAATCAGCGGTTGTCCACGCAACACAGTGCCGCAAATGAGGCTTCGCGATGA
- a CDS encoding carbon-phosphorus lyase complex subunit PhnI — protein MGYVAIKGGGIAIKGSQEALEALRAAEGEQGVPLSLSAIENQLRLLTSRIVSEGGLYHPRLAALAIKQMQGDTLEAAFALRAYRSTKPRLMSTPVQETSRMRVIRRISSAFKDIPGGQMLGPTYDYALRLMRIDLADESPEVFREIAAKFMADTPGDALPETFPKVVEALRKDGLLPKAPAHDIEPFDITREPLIFPIPRSAVLSSMARAETGSLLALAYSNMRGYGDIHPTIAELRVGYLPVYLPHPVTGEEIEAGEVLITECEVVAMYENSDNKSKPVFTLGYGACFGHNETKAISMAVLDRALQKGMKEGPTNPSEDPEFVVLHVDGVDSMGFANHYKMPHYVTFQSDMDRLRTTQAKAEQKRGNKK, from the coding sequence ATGGGATATGTAGCGATCAAAGGTGGCGGCATCGCCATCAAGGGGTCACAGGAAGCGCTTGAAGCGCTGCGTGCCGCCGAGGGAGAGCAGGGCGTTCCTCTTTCTCTTTCAGCCATCGAGAATCAATTACGTCTGCTCACCTCACGAATCGTTTCCGAAGGTGGGCTGTACCACCCGCGCCTGGCCGCCCTGGCGATCAAACAGATGCAAGGGGACACGCTTGAGGCGGCATTCGCCCTGCGTGCCTATCGTTCCACCAAGCCGCGCCTGATGTCGACGCCGGTACAGGAGACCAGTCGCATGCGTGTCATCCGTCGCATTTCCAGCGCCTTTAAGGACATACCAGGAGGGCAGATGCTGGGGCCGACCTATGATTATGCGCTGCGATTGATGCGGATCGACCTGGCGGATGAGTCTCCCGAGGTATTTCGGGAAATCGCCGCGAAGTTCATGGCCGACACTCCGGGCGATGCTTTGCCGGAAACCTTTCCCAAGGTTGTGGAGGCGCTGCGCAAGGACGGCTTGCTGCCGAAAGCCCCTGCCCACGACATCGAGCCTTTCGACATTACGAGAGAACCCCTCATTTTCCCCATTCCGCGCTCGGCGGTGCTGTCGAGCATGGCGCGGGCCGAGACCGGATCGCTCCTCGCCCTCGCCTATTCCAACATGCGGGGTTATGGCGACATTCATCCGACCATCGCCGAACTGCGCGTCGGTTATCTCCCGGTTTACTTACCCCATCCGGTAACAGGGGAAGAGATTGAGGCCGGCGAGGTGCTGATCACGGAATGCGAGGTGGTCGCCATGTATGAAAACAGCGACAACAAGAGCAAGCCGGTGTTCACGCTCGGCTACGGAGCCTGCTTTGGTCACAACGAAACCAAGGCCATATCCATGGCGGTACTGGATCGCGCCCTGCAAAAGGGCATGAAGGAAGGTCCGACGAATCCGTCGGAAGATCCGGAATTTGTTGTCCTGCATGTCGACGGCGTGGATTCCATGGGGTTCGCGAACCATTACAAGATGCCGCACTATGTGACGTTCCAGTCGGATATGGACCGGTTGCGCACGACCCAGGCGAAAGCAGAGCAAAAAAGAGGAAATAAAAAATGA
- the phnH gene encoding phosphonate C-P lyase system protein PhnH, translating into MKIEPICKPQSAVWEPAVQQKAFRQLMNAFAFPGSLETLLPEVQERENNLLRLILATLTDGAVTVADPHHMIDDHDWSKLETNRETPEKARFIVARGDTAPIFSPALGSLECPEMGATVILNVTYIGRGEALVMRGPGIQSEKVIACSGLTPAWLNKRSEWNGAFPLGVDMILFDTARVIAIPRTTRIKIKEGQSWDM; encoded by the coding sequence ATGAAGATCGAACCAATCTGCAAACCACAATCAGCCGTATGGGAACCAGCCGTCCAACAGAAGGCTTTTCGCCAACTGATGAATGCCTTCGCCTTCCCGGGGTCACTTGAAACACTGCTTCCTGAGGTTCAGGAACGCGAAAACAACCTGTTGCGCCTAATTCTGGCGACTCTGACCGATGGTGCGGTCACCGTCGCCGACCCGCATCACATGATTGACGATCATGACTGGTCAAAACTTGAGACAAACAGGGAGACACCGGAAAAAGCGCGGTTCATCGTCGCTCGCGGCGATACCGCCCCGATATTTTCTCCGGCTCTTGGTTCCCTGGAATGCCCCGAGATGGGGGCAACAGTCATCCTGAACGTTACCTACATCGGTCGGGGCGAAGCCTTGGTCATGCGAGGCCCCGGGATTCAATCTGAAAAAGTAATTGCCTGCTCGGGACTCACCCCGGCCTGGCTGAACAAAAGAAGTGAGTGGAACGGAGCATTTCCGCTGGGCGTGGACATGATTCTCTTTGATACGGCTCGGGTCATCGCCATTCCCCGCACCACGCGGATCAAGATAAAGGAAGGACAGTCATGGGATATGTAG
- the phnG gene encoding phosphonate C-P lyase system protein PhnG translates to MTDSISYQRRDWPRLLLSLPPQKIKEAVRTITELCRVDDQALPQSGLALLQLRDGALAEPYFIGEIPLSRAQVRVIDKNGKKGAGAAQILDDRTSLARDVAILDAILANRLNGHEIIAHLLEEGARGLARNEASRSVILERTRVDFSLLDATGEDNDI, encoded by the coding sequence ATGACCGATTCCATATCATATCAGCGCCGTGACTGGCCGCGTTTGCTTTTATCACTACCACCGCAAAAGATTAAAGAAGCTGTGCGAACCATTACGGAGCTGTGCCGGGTCGATGACCAGGCCCTGCCGCAATCGGGACTCGCACTGCTTCAATTACGCGACGGTGCCTTGGCTGAACCCTATTTTATCGGGGAAATTCCTCTTTCCCGAGCCCAGGTCAGGGTCATTGATAAAAACGGTAAAAAGGGCGCGGGCGCGGCACAGATTCTTGACGACCGGACGAGCTTGGCGAGAGATGTCGCCATCTTGGACGCCATTCTCGCCAACAGGTTAAACGGGCATGAAATCATCGCGCATTTACTTGAGGAAGGCGCGCGTGGACTCGCGCGCAATGAAGCATCCCGCAGTGTGATCCTTGAGCGCACCCGCGTGGACTTCTCTCTGCTCGACGCAACCGGTGAGGACAATGACATATGA
- the phnE gene encoding phosphonate ABC transporter, permease protein PhnE has translation MKKLSALPPKKPFNPAPVWFSLWIVLLWLIVFDLDISFQTLLYGVEDMAEYFSRYTAPDFSEMSRYLQLMAQTIATALWGTLIAFVTAFLLAPFAARNLTPGRATYRIARETLNFLRAMPDLLLALIFVAALGLGPLPGALALGVHTAGFLGKFFAENLERIDKGVIEAVQATGASRSQVVMYAGWPSILREAIGYTLYIMDRNVRMASVLGLVGAGGIGLALHDTLRLFKYDESAALILVILSVILVFDYFSTWLRGKLT, from the coding sequence ATGAAGAAGCTCTCCGCGCTCCCGCCCAAAAAACCGTTCAATCCCGCGCCGGTCTGGTTTTCCTTATGGATTGTCCTGCTTTGGCTGATCGTTTTCGACCTGGATATTTCCTTCCAAACGCTGCTCTACGGCGTGGAGGACATGGCTGAATATTTCAGCCGCTATACGGCTCCGGATTTTTCGGAGATGTCTAGATATCTACAACTCATGGCACAGACCATCGCGACGGCCTTGTGGGGCACGCTCATCGCCTTCGTCACGGCTTTTTTACTGGCCCCTTTCGCGGCGCGCAACCTGACGCCCGGCAGGGCGACATACCGGATTGCCCGAGAAACACTGAATTTTCTCCGCGCCATGCCCGATCTGTTGCTGGCGCTTATTTTTGTAGCGGCCCTGGGCCTCGGTCCGCTTCCCGGCGCATTGGCCCTTGGTGTTCATACCGCAGGATTCCTAGGGAAATTTTTCGCCGAGAACCTGGAGCGTATCGACAAGGGGGTTATTGAGGCGGTCCAGGCGACCGGCGCGAGCAGAAGTCAGGTTGTGATGTACGCGGGCTGGCCTTCCATTCTACGCGAAGCCATCGGCTACACCCTCTACATCATGGACCGGAATGTCCGCATGGCGTCGGTGCTTGGCCTGGTAGGAGCAGGCGGCATCGGTCTCGCCCTCCACGATACCTTGCGACTGTTCAAGTACGATGAATCCGCCGCCCTGATCCTGGTGATTCTGAGCGTCATTCTTGTTTTTGATTATTTTTCAACCTGGTTGAGAGGAAAACTCACATGA
- the phnE gene encoding phosphonate ABC transporter, permease protein PhnE yields the protein MNNSLPLCWPTRNGLPSIAVVIAFVVVVGLLAWAAPIAEIDPLRLVASIPRLLSFLGNIFVMPDIEYLPELFKKMLETIEMTLLATSIALAISLPLGFLAAKNTSPHPIVFHVTRTSLSFMRALPELVWALVFVSAVGLGPLPGVMALSFVTVGFMGKFFAESIEVVDAKPIEGVEAHGAGWLQVRTFAYLPQAMPDFIGSTLYILDHNLRAAAILGLVGAGGVGYDMVMAMRLFDYDRILGIALAIYLIVALLDRLSSHFRARVI from the coding sequence ATGAACAACAGCCTGCCCCTTTGCTGGCCTACGCGTAACGGGCTTCCATCTATCGCGGTAGTGATCGCTTTCGTTGTCGTCGTCGGTTTGTTGGCCTGGGCCGCTCCCATCGCGGAAATCGATCCTCTGCGTCTGGTGGCGTCCATTCCCCGCCTCCTGAGCTTTCTCGGCAACATTTTCGTCATGCCGGACATTGAGTATTTGCCCGAACTTTTTAAGAAAATGCTGGAGACCATCGAAATGACGCTGCTTGCCACGAGTATCGCTCTGGCAATCAGCCTGCCCCTTGGCTTCCTTGCGGCGAAAAACACCAGCCCCCACCCGATTGTATTCCATGTTACGAGGACCTCACTCTCATTCATGCGTGCCTTGCCGGAATTGGTCTGGGCGCTAGTTTTCGTCTCGGCGGTCGGCCTCGGCCCACTCCCTGGCGTCATGGCTCTGTCATTCGTGACGGTCGGCTTCATGGGCAAGTTTTTCGCCGAGAGCATCGAAGTGGTCGACGCCAAACCCATTGAAGGAGTGGAAGCGCATGGGGCCGGATGGTTGCAGGTTCGCACCTTTGCCTATCTGCCCCAGGCCATGCCGGATTTTATCGGTTCAACGCTGTATATCCTCGATCACAATCTTCGTGCGGCGGCGATTCTCGGCCTGGTCGGGGCGGGTGGCGTCGGCTATGACATGGTCATGGCGATGCGCCTGTTCGATTATGACCGAATCCTCGGCATCGCTTTGGCCATATATCTCATCGTTGCGTTACTGGATCGTCTATCCAGCCATTTCAGGGCGAGGGTGATTTAA